A portion of the Phacochoerus africanus isolate WHEZ1 chromosome 5, ROS_Pafr_v1, whole genome shotgun sequence genome contains these proteins:
- the PPL gene encoding periplakin isoform X2 has protein sequence MNSLFRKRNKGKYSPTVRTRSISNKELSELIEQLQKNADQVERNIVDTEAKMQSDLARLQEGRQPEHRDVALQKVSDSEKLLYVLEADAAIAKQMKHPQGDMIAEDIRQLKERVANLRGKHKQIYSLVVKEVDPQVNWEALVEEKLDKLSSQSFGTDLPLVDHQVEQHNIFHNEVKAIRPHLAKDGGKEPNSELQAKYQKLLAASQARQQHLSSLQDYMQRCTNELYWLDQQAQGRMQYDWSDRNLDYPSRRRQYENFINRNLEAKEERINKLHSEGEQLLAAEHPGRNSIEAHMEAVHADWKEYLNLLICEESHLKYMEDYHQFHKDMKDAQELLRKVDSDLNQKYSPDFKDRYQIELLLCELDDQEKALDKYEHVVRGLQKRGQQVVPLKYRRETPLKPLPVEALCDFESDQGLISRGYSYTLQKNNGESWDLTDSAGNKLTAPAVCFMIPPTDPEALALADSLGSQYQSLRQKAAGSRRALQQQHEVLKAEKSGDASDLQGRQLLAGLDKVASDLDRQEKAITGTLRPPLEQGRAIQDSAERAKDLKNITNELLRIEPEKVRSTAEGEAFVRARPGSGSAALLRTRVEDTQRRYERLVQLLAAAQEKVDTANRLEKSLQQGWEVLATYENLLAQEDTVPECGHALDSKRQELAALASELQARKPLLGEVEQNLQAARQCSSSLASRFQEHCPDLERQEAEVHKLGQRFDNLRQQVELRAQSLQSAQAAHDAFRSGRDHLLQFLSHIPSYEPQEMDSLGQMETKLNNQKNLLDEIARREQEVQKVSTHSQEYQQAVKDYELEAEKLRSLLDLENGRGNHMSKRARLQSPAAKVREEEAALAAKFTEVNAINRQRLQNLEFALSLLRQPEAGVSPEALPGSRLGSGAEAWRLQKELDEEMERRQQLESEVKSTQAEIRTLQDQSPQEAVVRKEVLKRVPDPVLEESFQQTQRMLAEEQRKNQLLQEELEALQLRLRALEQAARDGGQEYVVKEVLRIEPDRAQAGEVLRLREELEELRRQKGTRAAEVLLLQQRIAALAEEKNRACEKVTEKEVVKLQNDPQLEAEFQQLQEDQRRERQLREKQEEELRFLQDKLKRLEKERAMAEGRITVKEVLKVEKDVATEREVGDLQRRVEDEAAKARANQREKTELLRKIWALEEENAKVVVQEKVREIVRPDPKVESEVANLRLELVEQERKYRGAEEQLKSYQSELEALRSRGPQVEVKEVTKEVIKYKTDPEMEKELQRLREEIVDKTRLIERCDLEIYQLKQEIQALKEAKPQVQTKEVVQEILQFQEDPQTKEEVESLRARLAEEQKKQVDLERERASQEEKIQQKEEELSRVKEKVVQQEVVQYEEEPGLRAEVSAFTESIDAELRQIDGLRGELRRLQRRRAELERQLEELERERQARREAELEVQRLKQRLAQLEEEEGEAREKVTLKQKVVLQQDPQQAREHALLTLQLEEERHRRQVLESELEMLRRKLEHLEKLEVREKVVFSESVQVDRGNTEQEIQKLKSSLEEESRSKRELDAEVSRLEAKLSELEFCNSKSSKELDFLREENHRLQLERQNLQLEARRLQAEIEMAAAETWDLRSVPAADPGAPLDSRLWSLERELDELKKLSKDKDLEIDELQRRLGSVAVKREQRENHLRRSIVVIDPDSGRELSPEEAHRAGLIDWNMFVKLRSQECDWEEISVKGPNGESSVIHDRKSGKKFSIEEALQSGRLTPAQYNRYVNKDMSIQELAVLVSGQK, from the exons GATCTGGCCCGGCTGCAGGAGGGCCGGCAGCCTGAGCACCGGGACGTGGCCTTGCAGAAGGTGTCAGACTCAGAGAAGCTTCTGTACGTGCTGGAGGCGGACGCGGCCATTGCCAAGCAAATGAAGCACCCCCAGGGGGACATGATCGCCGAGGA CATCCGTCAGCTGAAGGAGCGTGTGGCCAACCTCCGCGGGAAACACAAACAGATCTACAGCCTGGTGGTGAAGGAGGTGGACCCACAGGTCAACTGGGAGGCCCTGGTGGAGGAAAAGCTG GACAAGCTGAGCAGCCAGAGCTTCGGGACGGACCTACCGCTGGTGGACCACCAGGTGGAGCAGCATAACATTTTCCACAATGAGGTCAAGGCCATCAGGCCCCACCTGGCCAAGGACGGGGGCAAG GAGCCGAACAGCGAACTGCAGGCCAAGTACCAGAAGCTACTG GCGGCATCGCAGGCGCGGCAGCAGCACCTGAGCTCGCTGCAGGACTACATGCAGCGCTGCACCAACGAGCTGTACTGGCTGGACCAGCAGGCGCAGGGCCGCATGCAGTATGACTGGAGTGACCGCAACCTTGACTACCCCAGCCGCCGGCGCCAGTACGAG AATTTCATCAACCGGAACCTGGAAGCCAAAGAGGAGAGAATCAACAAGCTTCACAGCGAGGGGGAGCAGCTGCTTGCCGCCGAGCACCCGGGGAGGAACTCCATTGAG GCTCACATGGAGGCCGTGCATGCAGATTGGAAGGAGTACCTGAACCTGCTCATCTGTGAGGAGAGCCACCTGAAGTACATGGAAGACTACCACCAG TTCCACAAAGACATGAAGGATGCCCAGGAGCTGCTGCGCAAGGTGGACTCGGACCTGAACCAGAAATACAGCCCTGACTTCAAAGACCGATACCAGATTGAGTTGCTGCTGTGCGAGCTAGAT GACCAGGAGAAGGCTCTGGACAAGTATGAGCACGTGGTGCGGGGCCTGCAGAAGCGAGGGCAGCAGGTGGTGCCCCTCAAGTACCGCCGGGAGACGCCACTCAAGCCCCTCCCCGTGGAAGCGCTCTGTGACTTCGAGAGTGACCAG GGCCTGATCTCTCGGGGCTACAGCTACACTCTGCAGAAGAACAACGGGGAGAGCTGGGACCTCACGGACAGTGCAGGGAACAAGCTGACTGCCCCAGCTGTCTGCTTCATGATCCCCCCCACCGACCCTGAGGCCCTGGCTCTGGCTGACAG CCTGGGCAGCCAGTACCAGAGCCTGCGGCAGAAGGCAGCCGGGAGCAGAAGGGCGCTCCAGCAGCAGCACGAGGTGCTGAAGGCAGAGAAGTCTGGAG ATGCTTCTGACCTGCAGGGGCGGCAGCTGCTGGCCGGCTTGGACAAGGTGGCCAGCGACCTGGACCGCCAGGAGAAGGCCATCACAGGGACCCTGCGGCCTCCGCTGGAGCAGGGCCGGGCCATACAGGACAGTGCTGAGCGGGCCAAGGACCTCAAG AACATCACCAACGAGCTGCTGCGGATCGAGCCCGAGAAGGTACGCAGCACAGCAGAGGGCGAGGCGTTCGTGCGGGCCCGGCCCGGCAGCGGCAGCGCAGCCCTGCTGAGGACGCGGGTGGAGGACACCCAGCGCAGATACGAGCGCctggtgcagctgctggctgcgGCCCAGGAGAA GGTCGACACGGCCAACCGCCTGGAGAAGAGCctgcagcagggctgggaggtgCTGGCCACATACGAGAACCTGCTGGCCCAAGAGGACACGGTGCCGGAGTGTGGCCATGCCCTGGACAGCAAGAGGCAGGAGCTGGCG GCCCTGGCCTCTGAGCTGCAGGCCCGGAAACCCCTCCTCGGCGAGGTGGAGCAGAACCTGCAGGCAGCCAGGCAGTGCTCCAGCTCGCTGGCCAGCCGCTTCCAGGAGCACTGCCCGGACCTGGAGCGCCAGGAGGCGGAGGTGCACAAGCTGGGCCAGCGCTTCGACAACCTCCGCCAGCAGGTTGAGCTCAG GGCCCAGAGCCTGCAGAGCGCCCAGGCTGCTCACGATGCCTTCCGCAGTGGCCGTGACCATCTGCTGCAGTTTCTGTCCCACATCCCCAGCTACGAGCCCCAGGAGATGGACAGCCTTGGCCAGATGGAGACCAAGCTGAACAACCAGAAG AACCTGCTAGATGAAATAGCAAGAAGGGAACAGGAAGTACAGAAAGTCTCTACCCACTCCCAGGAGTACCAGCAAGCTGTCAAG GACTACGAGTTAGAAGCAGAGAAACTCAGGTCTCTTCTTGACTTGGAGAACGGAAGGGGCAACCACATGAGCAAGAGGGCCAGGCTCCAGTCCCCTGCCGCCAAAgtgagggaggag GAAGCGGCTCTCGCTGCCAAGTTCACTGAAGTTAATGCCATCAACAGACAGAGGCTGCAGAACCTGGAGTTTGCTCTGAGTCTCCTGAGACAG CCGGAGGCAGGCGTGAGTCCCGAGGCCCTGCCCGGGAGCAGGCTGGGCTCAGGCGCAGAGGCGTGGAGGCTTCAGAAGGAGCTGGACGAGGAGATGGAGCGGAGACAGCAGCTGGAGAGCGAGGTCAAGAGCACCCAGGCAGAGATCCGGACTCTGCAGGACCAGAGCCCCCAGGAGGCGGTGGTGAGGAAGGAGGTGCTCAAGCGGGTGCCGGACCCTGTGCTGGAGGAGAGCTTCCAGCAGACGCAGCGGATGCTGGCCGAGGAGCAGCGCAAGAACCAGCTGCTGCAAGAGGAGCTGGAAGCACTGCAGCTGCGGCTGCGCGCCCTGGAGCAGGCAGCCAGGGACGGCGGGCAGGAGTACGTGGTCAAGGAGGTTCTGCGCATTGAGCCGGACCGAGCCCAGGCCGGCGAGGTCCTGAGGCTgcgggaggagctggaggagctgcGACGGCAGAAGGGCACCCGAGCAGCAGAGGTGCTCCTCCTGCAGCAGCGCATCGCAGCCCTAGCGGAGGAGAAAAACCGGGCATGCGAGAAGGTCACTGAGAAGGAGGTGGTGAAACTGCAGAATGACCCCCAGCTGGAGGCAGAGTTCCAGCAGCTTCAGGAGGACCAGCGGCGGGAGCGCCAACTcagggagaagcaggaggaggagctgagATTCCTGCAGGACAAGCTGAAGAGGCTGGAGAAGGAGCGGGCCATGGCCGAGGGCAGGATCACCGTCAAGGAGGTGCTCAAGGTGGAAAAGGATGTGGCGACCGAGAGGGAGGTGGGCGACCTCCAACGCCGAGTTGAGGATGAGGCCGCCAAGGCTCGCGCCAACCAGAGGGAGAAGACGGAGCTGCTCCGGAAGATCTGGGCCCTGGAGGAGGAAAACGCCAAAGTGGTCGTGCAGGAGAAAGTGCGTGAGATCGTCCGGCCGGACCCTAAGGTGGAGAGTGAGGTGGCCAACCTCCGCCTGGAGCTGGTGGAGCAGGAGCGCAAGTACCGGGGGGCCGAGGAGCAGCTGAAGAGCTACCAGAGCGAGCTGGAGGCACTCCGGAGCCGGGGCCCCCAGGTGGAGGTCAAGGAAGTCACGAAGGAGGTCATCAAGTACAAGACGGACCCCGAGATGGAGAAGGAGCTGCAGAGGCTCCGGGAGGAGATCGTCGACAAGACCAGGCTCATCGAAAGGTGCGACCTGGAGATCTACCAGCTGAAGCAGGAGATCCAGGCCCTAAAAGAGGCCAAACCCCAGGTGCAGACCAAGGAGGTGGTCCAGGAGATCCTGCAGTTCCAGGAGGACCCCCAAACCAAAGAGGAAGTGGAGTCTCTGAGGGCCAGGCTGGCAGAAGAACAGAAGAAGCAAGTGGATCTGGAGAGGGAGAGGGCGTCCCAGGAGGAGAAAAtccagcagaaggaggaggagctcTCCCGGGTGAAGGAGAAGGTGGTGCAGCAGGAGGTCGTCCAGTATGAGGAGGAGCCGGGGCTGCGGGCCGAGGTGAGCGCCTTCACCGAGAGCATCGACGCGGAGCTGCGGCAAATCGATGGCCTCCGCGGGGAGCTGCGGCGGCTGCAGCGCAGGCGGGCCGAGCTGGAGCGCCAGCTGGAGGAGCTGGAGCGTGAGAGGCAGGCACGCAGGGAGGCTGAGCTGGAGGTACAGCGCCTGAAGCAGCGGCTGGcccagctggaggaggaggagggggaggcccgGGAGAAGGTGACCCTCAAGCAAAAGGTGGTGCTGCAGCAGGACCCCCAGCAGGCCCGGGAGCACGCCCTGCTCACActgcagctggaggaggagcgACACCGGCGGCAGGTCCTGGAGAGCGAGCTGGAGATGCTCAGGAGGAAGCTGGAGCACCTGGAGAAACTGGAGGTCCGGGAGAAGGTGGTCTTCTCCGAGAGCGTCCAGGTGGACAGAGGCAACACCGAGCAGGAGATTCAGAAGCTCAAGAgcagcctggaggaggagagCCGGAGCAAGAGGGAGCTGGACGCCGAGGTGAGCCGGCTGGAGGCCAAGCTCTCGGAGCTGGAGTTCTGCAACTCCAAGTCGTCCAAGGAGCTGGACTTCCTGAGGGAGGAGAACCACAGACTGCAGCTGGAGCGGCAGAACCTGCAGCTCGAGGCCCGCAGGCTCCAGGCGGAGATTGAGATGGCTGCGGCGGAGACGTGGGACTTGAGGAGTGTGCCTGCGGCAGACCCTGGTGCTCCGCTCGACTCCAGGCTGTGGTCCCTGGAGCGGGAGCTGGACGAGCTCAAGAAGCTCTCCAAAGACAAGGACCTGGAGATCGACGAGCTGCAGAGGCGCCTGGGCTCCGTGGCCGTCAAGCGGGAGCAGAGGGAGAACCACCTGCGGCGCTCCATCGTGGTCATCGACCCCGACTCTGGCCGCGAGCTGTCTCCAGAGGAAGCCCACCGGGCCGGCCTCATCGACTGGAACATGTTCGTGAAACTCAGGAGCCAGGAGTGCGACTGGGAGGAAATCTCCGTCAAGGGTCCCAACGGGGAGTCCTCCGtgatccacgacaggaagtcAGGCAAGAAGTTCTCCATCGAAGAGGCCCTGCAGAGCGGAAGGCTGACCCCTGCCCAGTACAACCGCTACGTCAACAAGGATATGTCCATCCAGGAGCTGGCCGTCCTGGTGTCCGGGCAGAAGTAG
- the PPL gene encoding periplakin isoform X1 has protein sequence MNSLFRKRNKGKYSPTVRTRSISNKELSELIEQLQKNADQVERNIVDTEAKMQSDLARLQEGRQPEHRDVALQKVSDSEKLLYVLEADAAIAKQMKHPQGDMIAEDIRQLKERVANLRGKHKQIYSLVVKEVDPQVNWEALVEEKLDKLSSQSFGTDLPLVDHQVEQHNIFHNEVKAIRPHLAKDGGKEPNSELQAKYQKLLAASQARQQHLSSLQDYMQRCTNELYWLDQQAQGRMQYDWSDRNLDYPSRRRQYENFINRNLEAKEERINKLHSEGEQLLAAEHPGRNSIEAHMEAVHADWKEYLNLLICEESHLKYMEDYHQFHKDMKDAQELLRKVDSDLNQKYSPDFKDRYQIELLLCELDDQEKALDKYEHVVRGLQKRGQQVVPLKYRRETPLKPLPVEALCDFESDQGLISRGYSYTLQKNNGESWDLTDSAGNKLTAPAVCFMIPPTDPEALALADSLGSQYQSLRQKAAGSRRALQQQHEVLKAEKSGDASDLQGRQLLAGLDKVASDLDRQEKAITGTLRPPLEQGRAIQDSAERAKDLKNITNELLRIEPEKVRSTAEGEAFVRARPGSGSAALLRTRVEDTQRRYERLVQLLAAAQEKVDTANRLEKSLQQGWEVLATYENLLAQEDTVPECGHALDSKRQELAALASELQARKPLLGEVEQNLQAARQCSSSLASRFQEHCPDLERQEAEVHKLGQRFDNLRQQVELRAQSLQSAQAAHDAFRSGRDHLLQFLSHIPSYEPQEMDSLGQMETKLNNQKNLLDEIARREQEVQKVSTHSQEYQQAVKDYELEAEKLRSLLDLENGRGNHMSKRARLQSPAAKVREEEAALAAKFTEVNAINRQRLQNLEFALSLLRQQPEAGVSPEALPGSRLGSGAEAWRLQKELDEEMERRQQLESEVKSTQAEIRTLQDQSPQEAVVRKEVLKRVPDPVLEESFQQTQRMLAEEQRKNQLLQEELEALQLRLRALEQAARDGGQEYVVKEVLRIEPDRAQAGEVLRLREELEELRRQKGTRAAEVLLLQQRIAALAEEKNRACEKVTEKEVVKLQNDPQLEAEFQQLQEDQRRERQLREKQEEELRFLQDKLKRLEKERAMAEGRITVKEVLKVEKDVATEREVGDLQRRVEDEAAKARANQREKTELLRKIWALEEENAKVVVQEKVREIVRPDPKVESEVANLRLELVEQERKYRGAEEQLKSYQSELEALRSRGPQVEVKEVTKEVIKYKTDPEMEKELQRLREEIVDKTRLIERCDLEIYQLKQEIQALKEAKPQVQTKEVVQEILQFQEDPQTKEEVESLRARLAEEQKKQVDLERERASQEEKIQQKEEELSRVKEKVVQQEVVQYEEEPGLRAEVSAFTESIDAELRQIDGLRGELRRLQRRRAELERQLEELERERQARREAELEVQRLKQRLAQLEEEEGEAREKVTLKQKVVLQQDPQQAREHALLTLQLEEERHRRQVLESELEMLRRKLEHLEKLEVREKVVFSESVQVDRGNTEQEIQKLKSSLEEESRSKRELDAEVSRLEAKLSELEFCNSKSSKELDFLREENHRLQLERQNLQLEARRLQAEIEMAAAETWDLRSVPAADPGAPLDSRLWSLERELDELKKLSKDKDLEIDELQRRLGSVAVKREQRENHLRRSIVVIDPDSGRELSPEEAHRAGLIDWNMFVKLRSQECDWEEISVKGPNGESSVIHDRKSGKKFSIEEALQSGRLTPAQYNRYVNKDMSIQELAVLVSGQK, from the exons GATCTGGCCCGGCTGCAGGAGGGCCGGCAGCCTGAGCACCGGGACGTGGCCTTGCAGAAGGTGTCAGACTCAGAGAAGCTTCTGTACGTGCTGGAGGCGGACGCGGCCATTGCCAAGCAAATGAAGCACCCCCAGGGGGACATGATCGCCGAGGA CATCCGTCAGCTGAAGGAGCGTGTGGCCAACCTCCGCGGGAAACACAAACAGATCTACAGCCTGGTGGTGAAGGAGGTGGACCCACAGGTCAACTGGGAGGCCCTGGTGGAGGAAAAGCTG GACAAGCTGAGCAGCCAGAGCTTCGGGACGGACCTACCGCTGGTGGACCACCAGGTGGAGCAGCATAACATTTTCCACAATGAGGTCAAGGCCATCAGGCCCCACCTGGCCAAGGACGGGGGCAAG GAGCCGAACAGCGAACTGCAGGCCAAGTACCAGAAGCTACTG GCGGCATCGCAGGCGCGGCAGCAGCACCTGAGCTCGCTGCAGGACTACATGCAGCGCTGCACCAACGAGCTGTACTGGCTGGACCAGCAGGCGCAGGGCCGCATGCAGTATGACTGGAGTGACCGCAACCTTGACTACCCCAGCCGCCGGCGCCAGTACGAG AATTTCATCAACCGGAACCTGGAAGCCAAAGAGGAGAGAATCAACAAGCTTCACAGCGAGGGGGAGCAGCTGCTTGCCGCCGAGCACCCGGGGAGGAACTCCATTGAG GCTCACATGGAGGCCGTGCATGCAGATTGGAAGGAGTACCTGAACCTGCTCATCTGTGAGGAGAGCCACCTGAAGTACATGGAAGACTACCACCAG TTCCACAAAGACATGAAGGATGCCCAGGAGCTGCTGCGCAAGGTGGACTCGGACCTGAACCAGAAATACAGCCCTGACTTCAAAGACCGATACCAGATTGAGTTGCTGCTGTGCGAGCTAGAT GACCAGGAGAAGGCTCTGGACAAGTATGAGCACGTGGTGCGGGGCCTGCAGAAGCGAGGGCAGCAGGTGGTGCCCCTCAAGTACCGCCGGGAGACGCCACTCAAGCCCCTCCCCGTGGAAGCGCTCTGTGACTTCGAGAGTGACCAG GGCCTGATCTCTCGGGGCTACAGCTACACTCTGCAGAAGAACAACGGGGAGAGCTGGGACCTCACGGACAGTGCAGGGAACAAGCTGACTGCCCCAGCTGTCTGCTTCATGATCCCCCCCACCGACCCTGAGGCCCTGGCTCTGGCTGACAG CCTGGGCAGCCAGTACCAGAGCCTGCGGCAGAAGGCAGCCGGGAGCAGAAGGGCGCTCCAGCAGCAGCACGAGGTGCTGAAGGCAGAGAAGTCTGGAG ATGCTTCTGACCTGCAGGGGCGGCAGCTGCTGGCCGGCTTGGACAAGGTGGCCAGCGACCTGGACCGCCAGGAGAAGGCCATCACAGGGACCCTGCGGCCTCCGCTGGAGCAGGGCCGGGCCATACAGGACAGTGCTGAGCGGGCCAAGGACCTCAAG AACATCACCAACGAGCTGCTGCGGATCGAGCCCGAGAAGGTACGCAGCACAGCAGAGGGCGAGGCGTTCGTGCGGGCCCGGCCCGGCAGCGGCAGCGCAGCCCTGCTGAGGACGCGGGTGGAGGACACCCAGCGCAGATACGAGCGCctggtgcagctgctggctgcgGCCCAGGAGAA GGTCGACACGGCCAACCGCCTGGAGAAGAGCctgcagcagggctgggaggtgCTGGCCACATACGAGAACCTGCTGGCCCAAGAGGACACGGTGCCGGAGTGTGGCCATGCCCTGGACAGCAAGAGGCAGGAGCTGGCG GCCCTGGCCTCTGAGCTGCAGGCCCGGAAACCCCTCCTCGGCGAGGTGGAGCAGAACCTGCAGGCAGCCAGGCAGTGCTCCAGCTCGCTGGCCAGCCGCTTCCAGGAGCACTGCCCGGACCTGGAGCGCCAGGAGGCGGAGGTGCACAAGCTGGGCCAGCGCTTCGACAACCTCCGCCAGCAGGTTGAGCTCAG GGCCCAGAGCCTGCAGAGCGCCCAGGCTGCTCACGATGCCTTCCGCAGTGGCCGTGACCATCTGCTGCAGTTTCTGTCCCACATCCCCAGCTACGAGCCCCAGGAGATGGACAGCCTTGGCCAGATGGAGACCAAGCTGAACAACCAGAAG AACCTGCTAGATGAAATAGCAAGAAGGGAACAGGAAGTACAGAAAGTCTCTACCCACTCCCAGGAGTACCAGCAAGCTGTCAAG GACTACGAGTTAGAAGCAGAGAAACTCAGGTCTCTTCTTGACTTGGAGAACGGAAGGGGCAACCACATGAGCAAGAGGGCCAGGCTCCAGTCCCCTGCCGCCAAAgtgagggaggag GAAGCGGCTCTCGCTGCCAAGTTCACTGAAGTTAATGCCATCAACAGACAGAGGCTGCAGAACCTGGAGTTTGCTCTGAGTCTCCTGAGACAG CAGCCGGAGGCAGGCGTGAGTCCCGAGGCCCTGCCCGGGAGCAGGCTGGGCTCAGGCGCAGAGGCGTGGAGGCTTCAGAAGGAGCTGGACGAGGAGATGGAGCGGAGACAGCAGCTGGAGAGCGAGGTCAAGAGCACCCAGGCAGAGATCCGGACTCTGCAGGACCAGAGCCCCCAGGAGGCGGTGGTGAGGAAGGAGGTGCTCAAGCGGGTGCCGGACCCTGTGCTGGAGGAGAGCTTCCAGCAGACGCAGCGGATGCTGGCCGAGGAGCAGCGCAAGAACCAGCTGCTGCAAGAGGAGCTGGAAGCACTGCAGCTGCGGCTGCGCGCCCTGGAGCAGGCAGCCAGGGACGGCGGGCAGGAGTACGTGGTCAAGGAGGTTCTGCGCATTGAGCCGGACCGAGCCCAGGCCGGCGAGGTCCTGAGGCTgcgggaggagctggaggagctgcGACGGCAGAAGGGCACCCGAGCAGCAGAGGTGCTCCTCCTGCAGCAGCGCATCGCAGCCCTAGCGGAGGAGAAAAACCGGGCATGCGAGAAGGTCACTGAGAAGGAGGTGGTGAAACTGCAGAATGACCCCCAGCTGGAGGCAGAGTTCCAGCAGCTTCAGGAGGACCAGCGGCGGGAGCGCCAACTcagggagaagcaggaggaggagctgagATTCCTGCAGGACAAGCTGAAGAGGCTGGAGAAGGAGCGGGCCATGGCCGAGGGCAGGATCACCGTCAAGGAGGTGCTCAAGGTGGAAAAGGATGTGGCGACCGAGAGGGAGGTGGGCGACCTCCAACGCCGAGTTGAGGATGAGGCCGCCAAGGCTCGCGCCAACCAGAGGGAGAAGACGGAGCTGCTCCGGAAGATCTGGGCCCTGGAGGAGGAAAACGCCAAAGTGGTCGTGCAGGAGAAAGTGCGTGAGATCGTCCGGCCGGACCCTAAGGTGGAGAGTGAGGTGGCCAACCTCCGCCTGGAGCTGGTGGAGCAGGAGCGCAAGTACCGGGGGGCCGAGGAGCAGCTGAAGAGCTACCAGAGCGAGCTGGAGGCACTCCGGAGCCGGGGCCCCCAGGTGGAGGTCAAGGAAGTCACGAAGGAGGTCATCAAGTACAAGACGGACCCCGAGATGGAGAAGGAGCTGCAGAGGCTCCGGGAGGAGATCGTCGACAAGACCAGGCTCATCGAAAGGTGCGACCTGGAGATCTACCAGCTGAAGCAGGAGATCCAGGCCCTAAAAGAGGCCAAACCCCAGGTGCAGACCAAGGAGGTGGTCCAGGAGATCCTGCAGTTCCAGGAGGACCCCCAAACCAAAGAGGAAGTGGAGTCTCTGAGGGCCAGGCTGGCAGAAGAACAGAAGAAGCAAGTGGATCTGGAGAGGGAGAGGGCGTCCCAGGAGGAGAAAAtccagcagaaggaggaggagctcTCCCGGGTGAAGGAGAAGGTGGTGCAGCAGGAGGTCGTCCAGTATGAGGAGGAGCCGGGGCTGCGGGCCGAGGTGAGCGCCTTCACCGAGAGCATCGACGCGGAGCTGCGGCAAATCGATGGCCTCCGCGGGGAGCTGCGGCGGCTGCAGCGCAGGCGGGCCGAGCTGGAGCGCCAGCTGGAGGAGCTGGAGCGTGAGAGGCAGGCACGCAGGGAGGCTGAGCTGGAGGTACAGCGCCTGAAGCAGCGGCTGGcccagctggaggaggaggagggggaggcccgGGAGAAGGTGACCCTCAAGCAAAAGGTGGTGCTGCAGCAGGACCCCCAGCAGGCCCGGGAGCACGCCCTGCTCACActgcagctggaggaggagcgACACCGGCGGCAGGTCCTGGAGAGCGAGCTGGAGATGCTCAGGAGGAAGCTGGAGCACCTGGAGAAACTGGAGGTCCGGGAGAAGGTGGTCTTCTCCGAGAGCGTCCAGGTGGACAGAGGCAACACCGAGCAGGAGATTCAGAAGCTCAAGAgcagcctggaggaggagagCCGGAGCAAGAGGGAGCTGGACGCCGAGGTGAGCCGGCTGGAGGCCAAGCTCTCGGAGCTGGAGTTCTGCAACTCCAAGTCGTCCAAGGAGCTGGACTTCCTGAGGGAGGAGAACCACAGACTGCAGCTGGAGCGGCAGAACCTGCAGCTCGAGGCCCGCAGGCTCCAGGCGGAGATTGAGATGGCTGCGGCGGAGACGTGGGACTTGAGGAGTGTGCCTGCGGCAGACCCTGGTGCTCCGCTCGACTCCAGGCTGTGGTCCCTGGAGCGGGAGCTGGACGAGCTCAAGAAGCTCTCCAAAGACAAGGACCTGGAGATCGACGAGCTGCAGAGGCGCCTGGGCTCCGTGGCCGTCAAGCGGGAGCAGAGGGAGAACCACCTGCGGCGCTCCATCGTGGTCATCGACCCCGACTCTGGCCGCGAGCTGTCTCCAGAGGAAGCCCACCGGGCCGGCCTCATCGACTGGAACATGTTCGTGAAACTCAGGAGCCAGGAGTGCGACTGGGAGGAAATCTCCGTCAAGGGTCCCAACGGGGAGTCCTCCGtgatccacgacaggaagtcAGGCAAGAAGTTCTCCATCGAAGAGGCCCTGCAGAGCGGAAGGCTGACCCCTGCCCAGTACAACCGCTACGTCAACAAGGATATGTCCATCCAGGAGCTGGCCGTCCTGGTGTCCGGGCAGAAGTAG